CTACCTGCCGAGCGCCGCGCGCAACATGGGCCACGACGACCAACTGCAGCACGACGACCGCTACGACCAGGCCGACGAGTACCTCGAGGTGCTCTACAAGCTGTGGGAGGGCTCGTGGGAGGACGACGCCGTCGTGCGCGACCGCGAGACCGGCGTCTTCACGGAACCCTCGAAGGTGCACGAGATCCGCCACTACGGCAAGCACTACACGGTGCCCGGCATCCACATCTCCGAGCCGTCGCCGCAGCGCAGCCCGGTGATCTACCAGGCGGGCGCCTCGCCGCGTGGCATCGCCTTCGCCGCCGGCAACGCCGAGGCGATCTTCGTGGCCGCCCCGACCAAGGAGGTGCTCAAGGGCACCGTCTCCCGCATCCGCGACGCTCTCGAGGCTGCGGGCCGCGACCGCTACGCCGCGCGCATCTACACGCTCATCACCGTCATCACCGACGAGACCGATGAGAAGGCGCAGGCGAAGTACGAGGACTACCTGCGCTACGCCTCCCCCGAGGGTGCGCTCGTGTTCATGTCGGGCTGGATGGGCGTCGACCTCTCGCAGTACGACCTCGACGAGCCCGTCGGCAACGTCGAGTCGAACGCCATCCAGTCGGCCGTGCAGAACTACGCGGATGCGGCGAAGCACGGCGACGAGTTCACCGTGCGCGACATCGCGCTGAACGGCGCGATCGGCGGGCTCGGCCCCACGATCGTGGGCGGCGGCGAGACGATCGCCGACCTCCTGCAGGAGTGGGTCGACTACACCGACGTCGACGGCTTCAACCTCGCCTACGCGATCACGCCCGGCACCTTCCAGGACATCGTCGAGCACGTCGTGCCCGTGCTGCAGGCGCGCGGCGCCTACCCGACGTCGTACTCGCCGGGCACCCTGCGCAACAAGCTGCACGGGCGCGGCGACCGCCTGCCCGACGATCACAAGGGCGCGCGGTACCGCATCGGTGGCGACCTGTCGACGGCGGTCGCCACGACATCCGAGCGGGTCGCGCTCGAGGTCTGACCCCTACGCGCGGGCGGCCGGGTCGGATGCCGTGGTGGCGTGCGCCTCGGCCCGCACCGGTACGAGGCGGCGCAGCAGGAAGCCCCAGCCGAGGGCGATGAAGAACATGAGCACGCCGTAGACGGCGGCCGGCAGCGACATCTCCATGCTGCCGAGCACCGTCTGCGCGATCACGATCGCGAGCGTCGCGTTGTGGATGCCGATCTCGAACGAGCTCGCAACCGCCTGGCGCGGCTCGACCCGGAACAGGCGCGGCACGAAGAACCCGACCGCGAGCGACAGCGCGCAGAACAGCACCGTGATGAGCGCGAGCTGCCCGACGTTCGCGACGAGCAGCGCCCAGTTCGCGACGACCGCGCCCGCGATGACGACCGCGAGGATGATCATCGACGCGATGCGCACGGGCTTGTCCATCGCCTCCGCGAACCGCGGCTTCCACCAGCGCACGAGCATGCCGAGCAGCACCGGCAGAAGCACGATCGCGAACACCTCGACGGCCTTCGCGAACTGCACACCGAGCTCCGGCTGGCCCGGCAGGAAGAGCCAGATCGCGAAGTTCGCGATGAGCGGCAGGGTGAATACCGCGACGACCGAGTTGATGGCGGTGAGCGAGATGTTGAGCGCCACGTCGCCGCGGAACAGGTGGCTGTAGAGGTTGGCGCTCGTGCCGCCGGGCGACGCCGCGAGCAGCATCATGCCGACCGCGAGCACGGGCGGCAGCTGGAACAGCACCACGAGGCCGAGGCAGATCGCCGGCAGCAGCACGAGCTGGCAGGCGAGGGCGACGAGCACGGCCTTCGGATGCTTCGCGACGCGGGCGAAGTCGGCCGGGCGGAGGGAGAGCCCCAACCCGAACATGATGATGCCGAGGGCGACAGGTAATCCGATGGAGGTCAACGCTGATCCCATGCCTCATGGTGGCCCATGCGGCCCGGTCGCCGCCAGAGTAGACAGCTCGGGTGCTGCTCAGGCGAAGCGGTCACGACCCGATGAGCCCGTGGCCCCGCGCCGTGGCGAGCGCGCTCTCGCGATCGCTGACGCCGAGCTTGCGGTAGACGGAGCGCAACTGGGTCTTGAGAGTGTTGGGCGAGACGTGGAGACCCTCCGCGATCTCGGAGAGGGTGCCCCCAGCCGCGAGACGTTCGAGCACCGCCCGCTCGCGCGGGGTGAGCGAGATCACGCGCACCTGGCGCGGGAACGGATCCACCGCCGCCGCGTCCTCGAGCAGCTCGCGGCTCACGGCGCTGACGATCGCGCCCAGCGCGAGGCGGTCCGAGCGGGGAAGCAGAGTGAGCGGATGACGCAGCCCGAAGGCGGCGAGCGTCGCGACCGCACCCTCCGCCGCGGCCCGCGCCGCATCCGTGCGCCCGAGACGGAGCGCGGCCGCCGCGGTCAGCAGTTGCGCCTCCGCCGACCAGCGCGGCGCGATCCGATCGAGGTCGAGAGCTGCGAGCTTCGCGATCGCCCGCTCGGGGTCGGCTGCGAGGAGGGCGACGCGCGCGGCCGCGACACGCGTCGCGGTCACGGCGGGAGCGGCGTCCAGGAGCGCACGGGCCTCCGTCGCATGCCCGCCGGCCAGCAGCAGGTTCGCCCGGGTCGCCGTGAGCAGCGCTCCTGTGAGGGTCGTGATGGAGGCTCGCCGACGACCGAGCAGCTCGCGTCTGAGCGCGGCATCCGAATGCCCAGGGGTGCCGAGGCCGAGGTCGCACAGTGCGAGCACGTGTGCGAAGAGCGGCCAGTGCTCGAGGGTGTCGAGATGGGGGGCCATCACATCGATGCGGTCCCTCGCCCCACGGAAGTCCTGGTCGTCGACCGCGATGAGTGCCTCGGCCAGGTGCAGGAACGCACCGCGGTATCCGTTGATCGCCTCATCCCGCCAGACCCCGGCGCGGATGCGGTCGACGACTGCGCGAGCGCGGTCGAGCTCCCCGCGGAGCGCGTGCGTGCCCGCGATGAGGGCGAGCGGCTGCAGCTCGAAGTCGGTGCCGGGCACGCTGAACGAGTGCGCCTGCTCGAAGGCGTCGAGGGCCTCCACATCGTGGCCCGCGTACAGCAGGGTGACCCCGACGTGGGCGAAGAGGGTCGGCGCGACGTTGGACAGGCGCTCGAAGTTCTCCACGGGGATCTCGTCGACCGCCGACTGGAAGGCTCGCGCGGCGCGGAGCGCCGGGGCGATCCTCCCGGCGACACGCAGGGATGCGCTCTCGACCGCGAGCAGCACGATGCGTTCCTCGGGGTCGGATGTCCTGCGGGCGGCGCGCGCCCCGATCGTCGTGAGGGCGAGGTGCTCGATCGCGCGGACGCGGTGGCCTCTCGCGTTGTAGATGAGCGCGAGCATGAGGGTCAGAAGCGGATATCGCCGCAACGTGAGCCGAGAGACGGGTGCGAGGAGGCGGTACACGCCGCGGCCGTGCTGTCCGAGGAGATCGAAGAAGTGGGTGCGGGTCACGCGGGAGGCGAAAGCGAGATCGCCGATTGCCATGGCGGTGGCGAAGGCCCCGAAGGCATCGCCAGAGTCCAACTGCCACTCGGCGATCACGCGGGAGACCGACGCGACCTCGTCCGGGTGGCGCGAGACGAACTCCTCGCGGAGGGCCTCGCGCACGACCTGGGTCAGCCGGATCGCATGCCCGTGCGGCGACCGCTCCACCGTCGCCAGGCCCTCCCGCACGATCGCAGCGACCTGCTCCTCGCCTGGCTTCCCGGTCAGCCGGCCGGCCAGCTCTCCTGTGGCGGTGTCGGCGAGGGCGAGGCGCATGGCGGTGTCACGGTCGACGCCGCGACGGGTGGCGGCGGCGATGAGCTCGTCGACCGCCTCGCGAGCGATTCGGCGGATGGTCTCGTCGCGGCGGGGGCCTGCGGTCGGCACCCGTGATCCGTCGAGTCCGACGACGACGCTGCGAACGAGGAGCGGGAGTCCCCCGGTTGCGGCCAGCAGAGGTTGCGCGCCGTCCGGGTCGGCTCCGACCGAACGCAGCAACTCGCGCGCCTCGTCCTCGGTGAACAGCAGGTCGTCGGTGCGGAGGAGCCGCGACTCGACGCGCGCCATGGCGGTCGCCGACTCGAGGCGGGTTACGTCGCGGCAGGCGACGACCGCTTCCACGTAGGGCGCGCGCTCCACCAGCCAGAGCAGCCCGTCGGCGACCTCGCCGTCGGCGCGCTCGAACTCGTCGAGCACGAGCACGACCGCACCGCGGACCGCCGCGAGCATGCGGCGCACCGTGTCCCGGTCGGGGACCTCTTCCGTCCGGGGGGACGGCCCGCCGGATGCGAGGCCGGACGACCCGAGCGCTTCCGCGATCGCCGCCCAGAACCCCTCGACGCCACTGCTGCGCGCATCGATCGTCAGCCACAGTCGGTGCGACTCATGCTCGCGAGCGAACCAGGAGGCGAGCAGCGTCGTCTTGCCCGCGCCTGCCGCGGCGCGCACGATGCGGAGGGGCTCGCTCTCGTCGAGACGATCCGACAGCCGCGGGCGTTCGATGGCGGAGCGCGGCGCTCGTGGTGCGCCGAACCGGGTCCACCCGTGCATGCGCAGTCCTCCCCCGTTTTCCGGGCACGCCACCGGGGCCCAGCCGGCGCGGCCGCGGTGTGCCGCCTAGCATGGCGAGGTGCCCTCAGGTGTCGAGCCGATCACCCAGGCTAGCCGCACCGCGCGTCTCGCGCCGGGCGCGGTCCCGGCCGGGCTCTTCCTCGTCTACGCGGCCGTGTTCGTCGGGCTGGCGGCCGTGTCGGTGGTCTACCTGCCGCGACGCGTCGCCGAACTCGCTCCCGACGACAAGCTGGGCCTGCTCGCGCTCGTGACCACGGCATCCTCTCTCGTCGTGATGCTCGCGCAGCCGATCATCGGGATGCTGTCGGATCGCACGAGGGGATCGCTCGGGCGACGCCTGCCCTGGATGATCGCGGGCGCCGTATCCGCCGGCGTGCTGCTGCCGTCGATGGGACTGGCGGGCGGCGCGATCGCGATCGGGCTGCTCTGGGTGGGCGTCGAGCTCTCCCTCAACGTGGTGCTCGCCCCGGCGGCGGCGGCCACCGTGGACCTCGTGCCCGAGCGGCGCCGGGGGCTCGTGGCGGGGGTCACGGGCGCCGGCTTCCTGGCGGGCTCGGCGCTCGGCGCGTCCGTCGTCGGGGGCATGATGCTGAGCACAGCGCTCGGGCTCTGGACGGCTGCCGTGCTGCCGCTGCTCGGCGTCGCGGCGTTCGCGGTTCTCACTCGCGCGCGCACACCGGCTCCCCCCTCGGCGGCCCGGGCGCGCGTGCGCGCCGGATTCGCCACAGCGGTGCGCGAGCTCTCCGCGCGGCCGGACTTCGCGTGGGCGTTCCTGTCCCGAGCGCTCGTCACGCTCGCGCACTCCGTGCTCGTGACGTATCTGCTGTACATCGCGGAAGACCACCTCGGCCTCGCCGCGGACGAGGCCGACGCCTTCGCGGGGCTGCTCGTGGCGGTCATCCTCGCCGCCTCGCTGCCGACGCTGCTGCTCGGCGGGATCCTGAGCGACCGCACGGGGCGCCGCCGTGGCGTCGTCGCGGCGACGACGCTCGCGATGGCGGCATCGCTCATCATCCCGCTCACGTTGCGGGATGCGTCGGCGATGCTCGTCTTCGCGGCCGTCTTCGGGCTCGCCTACGGCGCCTACACCTCGTCCGCGAAGGCGCTCAACACGCTCGTCCTGAGCGATGGGGAGCGGCGGGCCGGTCGTGACCTCGGGGTGCTCAACATCGCGGCCATCCTCCCGCAGGTGGTGGCACCCGGGGTCGCGTGGCTCGTCGTGAGCGCGACGGGCGGCTACGGGGCGCTCTTCGCCGTGAGCCTCGTGCTCGCCGCCCTCGGCGCGGTCGCGATCCTGCGGGTGCGATCCGTGCGCTGACGCACGGGGCCCCAGAGGCGGGGTGAGAGCGGGGGTGAAATCCCCGGGGGTGCCCGCACCCGCGGCGATCGGCCGCCATACGTTCGACGCGGACTCCGCCCCGCGCGGCATCGATCGACCCGACTCGTGCCGCGCGGCGGGCGGAGCCTCTCCGCCCCTCGAGCACGAAAGCCTGAACCCGTGACGAAGCTCCACCGCCAGCCGTCCGCCCCTGCGCGATCGATCCGATCCGCCTTCGCCGTCGCCACGACCGCGGCGCTCGTCGCCGTGAGCGTGACGCTCCCGCTCAGCGCGAGCGCCGATCCGGCGGTCGTGCCGGGTGCTGCGACTTTCGGCGTCGGCGCCTACTCCGGGGTCGTGCCGGACGGCGTGTGCGCCGTCGATGCGACGGTGACGGGCGGCGCGGGAGGCCGGGCCGCGGCCGGTGCGAACGGCATCGGCTCGAACGGCGCCGGCGCGCGCGTCTCGGCCGGCTTCCGAGTTCACCCCGGACAGTCCTTCGCCGGCACGGTCGGCGGCGGCGGCAAGACCAACAGCGGCCGCACAGGCGGTGCCGGCGGCACCGGCGGCGGCGGAGCCGGCGGTACGGCGGCCACGGATCACGGTGGCGCCGGCGGCGGCGGACGCAGCACCTTCACGGTCGACGGCGCCGAGCTCGTCATCGCGGGCGGCGGCGGCGGCAGCGGTGGCGGCCACTCCACGACCGACCGCGGATTCGGCGGCGACGCGGGTCTGCCGACCGGCGCCGGGGTCGTGGCGGGCGACGCGGGCACCGCCGGCACCGACGCCCCGGGGATCGTCCCGGGCGGCGGCGAGGGCGGCCACGTCGATGCTCCCGGCGCGGGAGGGACGAACAGCGCAGACGCGACGCTGAACGGCATCGCGGGTGTGGGCGCCGTCGGCGGCGCCGGCGGATCCGACCCCAACTACGATGCCGCGGGCGGCGGTGGCGCCGGCGTGTTCGGAGGCGGCGGCGGAGCGTCCACGACGATCCGGAACACGGACCGCGTCGGTGGTGTCACCATCAACGACGTCGCGGGCGGTGGCGGCGGCGGTGGCGCGAGCTCGGTCCACGCGTCGGCGGTCGCCGGAAGCGTGACCTCGACGGCTGTCGGGCGGCAGACGGGTACCGGCGCGGGCGCCGACGGCTCCGTCGCCCTCACCTGGGTGCCGTGCGACTACGACCTCGCGGTCGCCAAGACCGTGGCCGTGGACGCTCCCTCGGGCGTCACCGCGGGTGCGCCCGTCGGCTCGACGGTCACGTGGACGATCACCGTCACCAACAACGGTCCCGACGCGATGACGCGAGGCGACCTCCTCACGATCGCGGATGCCGTTCCGGGTGCCGGCGCGACGACGATCACCGCGCTCGGGGTCTCCGGCGGAGCCAACAGCGAGCTCGCGTCGGGCGCCTTCACGTGCGACGCGTCCGTCGGCTCGGCCATGCCGGCCTCGCTCGAGTGCGGGCGTGACTACCAGCCGCTGAGCTCGGCCGCATCCGGTCGCCGAGGACTCGACGTCGGCGAGACGTTCACCGTGAGCTACACCCAGGTCGTGACGGCAGCGGACGTGCCGGGTCTCACGAACACCGCCGAGGTCGTCGACCGCGCGACGGGCGACGACGACGACTCGTCGACAGTGTCGGTCCCCGTGATCGTCGGCCCGTCCGCGGAGGATGACAGCGACCTCGGCAACGTGCTCGGCTCGGTCGTGACGATCGACGTGCTCGACAACGACACGGTCGCTGCGACGCCCGCGGTCGTTCGCCTGCTCGACGGCACCACGCAGCTGACCGAGCTCCAGGTTCCGGGTGAGGGAACGTGGAACGTCGTCGGCGACACGATCGTCTTCACCCCCGAGGCGGGCTTCCTCGGCGACCCCGCGCCGGTCGACTATCGCATCACGGATGCGAACGGCCTGACCGCGACCGCGACGGTGACGGTCGAGTACGTGCCGGAGGCGCTCGATGACGAGGATCTGGCCAACGAGCTCGGCACGACCGTGACGGTCGACGTGCTCGACAACGACCAGGGCGACTGGGCCCCGGGCAGCGTGCGGATCGTCGACCCCGACTCCACCTCGCCGGTCACCGAGCTCACCGTCGCGGGCGAGGGACGGTGGACGATCGTCGCGGATCGAGTCGTCTTCACTCCCGAGCCCGGCTTCCTGCTCGACCCCACCCCGGTCGACTACCGGGTGACCGACGTGACCGGCGACACGGTCGAAGCGACCGTGACCGTGACCTACGTGCCGAGCGCATCCGACGACGAGGATCTCGGCAACACGATCGGCGAGGCCGTGACGGTCGACGTGCTCGCGGACGACGAGGGCGCGTGGGACGTCGCGAGCGTGCGGATCGTCGACGCCGCGACGGGCGACCGCGTGACCTCCCTGACGGTTCCCGGGCAGGGTGCATGGAGCGTCTCGCCCACCACGGGTGCGATCACCTTCACGCCCGAGAGCGGATACGAGGGCAGCCCGGCCGATGTCGCGTACGAGGTGACCGACCTCACGGGCGACACGGTGACGGCGACGCTCCACGTCACGTACGCTCCGGCCGCGACCGATGATGCCGACCACGGCAACACGATCGGCGACGCCGTGACGCTCGACGTGCTCGTGAACGACGCCGGGACGCTCGACCCCGGCACGGTGAGGATCGTCGACCCCGAGACGAGCGCCCGGGTGACGGAGCTCGTCGTGGCGGGCGAGGGGCGCTGGACCGTCGATACCGCAACCGGCCGGGTCACGTTCACCCCCGCCGCGGGCTACGCCGGCAACCCGACCCCGGTTCGCTACGAGGCGACCGACGCGATCGGGCAGCACGCGACGGCCGAGCTCGTCGTGACCTACCTCCCGGAGTCCGACGACGACGTGAGCACGGGGAACGCTCCCGGCACGGCCGTGACCGTCGACATCCTGGGCAACGACCGCGGTGTGTTCGACCCCGCTACGGCGCGCATCATCGACCCGACGAGCTCGGCCCGTGTGACGCGACTCGTGGTCGCCGGTGAGGGCGTGTGGACCGTCGACACCGCGACGGGAGCCGTCACCTTCACGCCGGAGCCCGGCTTCACGGGCGACC
The Protaetiibacter sp. SSC-01 genome window above contains:
- a CDS encoding LuxR C-terminal-related transcriptional regulator, whose product is MHGWTRFGAPRAPRSAIERPRLSDRLDESEPLRIVRAAAGAGKTTLLASWFAREHESHRLWLTIDARSSGVEGFWAAIAEALGSSGLASGGPSPRTEEVPDRDTVRRMLAAVRGAVVLVLDEFERADGEVADGLLWLVERAPYVEAVVACRDVTRLESATAMARVESRLLRTDDLLFTEDEARELLRSVGADPDGAQPLLAATGGLPLLVRSVVVGLDGSRVPTAGPRRDETIRRIAREAVDELIAAATRRGVDRDTAMRLALADTATGELAGRLTGKPGEEQVAAIVREGLATVERSPHGHAIRLTQVVREALREEFVSRHPDEVASVSRVIAEWQLDSGDAFGAFATAMAIGDLAFASRVTRTHFFDLLGQHGRGVYRLLAPVSRLTLRRYPLLTLMLALIYNARGHRVRAIEHLALTTIGARAARRTSDPEERIVLLAVESASLRVAGRIAPALRAARAFQSAVDEIPVENFERLSNVAPTLFAHVGVTLLYAGHDVEALDAFEQAHSFSVPGTDFELQPLALIAGTHALRGELDRARAVVDRIRAGVWRDEAINGYRGAFLHLAEALIAVDDQDFRGARDRIDVMAPHLDTLEHWPLFAHVLALCDLGLGTPGHSDAALRRELLGRRRASITTLTGALLTATRANLLLAGGHATEARALLDAAPAVTATRVAAARVALLAADPERAIAKLAALDLDRIAPRWSAEAQLLTAAAALRLGRTDAARAAAEGAVATLAAFGLRHPLTLLPRSDRLALGAIVSAVSRELLEDAAAVDPFPRQVRVISLTPRERAVLERLAAGGTLSEIAEGLHVSPNTLKTQLRSVYRKLGVSDRESALATARGHGLIGS
- a CDS encoding MFS transporter — translated: MPSGVEPITQASRTARLAPGAVPAGLFLVYAAVFVGLAAVSVVYLPRRVAELAPDDKLGLLALVTTASSLVVMLAQPIIGMLSDRTRGSLGRRLPWMIAGAVSAGVLLPSMGLAGGAIAIGLLWVGVELSLNVVLAPAAAATVDLVPERRRGLVAGVTGAGFLAGSALGASVVGGMMLSTALGLWTAAVLPLLGVAAFAVLTRARTPAPPSAARARVRAGFATAVRELSARPDFAWAFLSRALVTLAHSVLVTYLLYIAEDHLGLAADEADAFAGLLVAVILAASLPTLLLGGILSDRTGRRRGVVAATTLAMAASLIIPLTLRDASAMLVFAAVFGLAYGAYTSSAKALNTLVLSDGERRAGRDLGVLNIAAILPQVVAPGVAWLVVSATGGYGALFAVSLVLAALGAVAILRVRSVR
- a CDS encoding bile acid:sodium symporter family protein — translated: MGSALTSIGLPVALGIIMFGLGLSLRPADFARVAKHPKAVLVALACQLVLLPAICLGLVVLFQLPPVLAVGMMLLAASPGGTSANLYSHLFRGDVALNISLTAINSVVAVFTLPLIANFAIWLFLPGQPELGVQFAKAVEVFAIVLLPVLLGMLVRWWKPRFAEAMDKPVRIASMIILAVVIAGAVVANWALLVANVGQLALITVLFCALSLAVGFFVPRLFRVEPRQAVASSFEIGIHNATLAIVIAQTVLGSMEMSLPAAVYGVLMFFIALGWGFLLRRLVPVRAEAHATTASDPAARA
- a CDS encoding Ig-like domain-containing protein; this translates as MTKLHRQPSAPARSIRSAFAVATTAALVAVSVTLPLSASADPAVVPGAATFGVGAYSGVVPDGVCAVDATVTGGAGGRAAAGANGIGSNGAGARVSAGFRVHPGQSFAGTVGGGGKTNSGRTGGAGGTGGGGAGGTAATDHGGAGGGGRSTFTVDGAELVIAGGGGGSGGGHSTTDRGFGGDAGLPTGAGVVAGDAGTAGTDAPGIVPGGGEGGHVDAPGAGGTNSADATLNGIAGVGAVGGAGGSDPNYDAAGGGGAGVFGGGGGASTTIRNTDRVGGVTINDVAGGGGGGGASSVHASAVAGSVTSTAVGRQTGTGAGADGSVALTWVPCDYDLAVAKTVAVDAPSGVTAGAPVGSTVTWTITVTNNGPDAMTRGDLLTIADAVPGAGATTITALGVSGGANSELASGAFTCDASVGSAMPASLECGRDYQPLSSAASGRRGLDVGETFTVSYTQVVTAADVPGLTNTAEVVDRATGDDDDSSTVSVPVIVGPSAEDDSDLGNVLGSVVTIDVLDNDTVAATPAVVRLLDGTTQLTELQVPGEGTWNVVGDTIVFTPEAGFLGDPAPVDYRITDANGLTATATVTVEYVPEALDDEDLANELGTTVTVDVLDNDQGDWAPGSVRIVDPDSTSPVTELTVAGEGRWTIVADRVVFTPEPGFLLDPTPVDYRVTDVTGDTVEATVTVTYVPSASDDEDLGNTIGEAVTVDVLADDEGAWDVASVRIVDAATGDRVTSLTVPGQGAWSVSPTTGAITFTPESGYEGSPADVAYEVTDLTGDTVTATLHVTYAPAATDDADHGNTIGDAVTLDVLVNDAGTLDPGTVRIVDPETSARVTELVVAGEGRWTVDTATGRVTFTPAAGYAGNPTPVRYEATDAIGQHATAELVVTYLPESDDDVSTGNAPGTAVTVDILGNDRGVFDPATARIIDPTSSARVTRLVVAGEGVWTVDTATGAVTFTPEPGFTGDPTPVQYEVSDLRGNPTVSLVTIRYLPAALASTGADVTWSLVGGMLALLAGIGALVIARRRTA
- a CDS encoding LLM class flavin-dependent oxidoreductase, with the protein product MNCVAHQSSGMWRHPDDRSDTYKDIEYWTQLAQLLERGNFDGIFIADVLGTYDVYGGTNEAAIRNGAQVPVNDPVLLVSAMAAVTKNLGFGVTAGTAYEHPYPFARRMTTLDHLTKGRVGWNVVTGYLPSAARNMGHDDQLQHDDRYDQADEYLEVLYKLWEGSWEDDAVVRDRETGVFTEPSKVHEIRHYGKHYTVPGIHISEPSPQRSPVIYQAGASPRGIAFAAGNAEAIFVAAPTKEVLKGTVSRIRDALEAAGRDRYAARIYTLITVITDETDEKAQAKYEDYLRYASPEGALVFMSGWMGVDLSQYDLDEPVGNVESNAIQSAVQNYADAAKHGDEFTVRDIALNGAIGGLGPTIVGGGETIADLLQEWVDYTDVDGFNLAYAITPGTFQDIVEHVVPVLQARGAYPTSYSPGTLRNKLHGRGDRLPDDHKGARYRIGGDLSTAVATTSERVALEV